A region from the Flavobacteriales bacterium genome encodes:
- a CDS encoding ABC transporter transmembrane domain-containing protein encodes MARFGRNKDEKKVKLEKGAYKRAMRVFKFISPYKGVFFIGIIFLILSSITSMGFPYLVGELFGTKDPSQIDANVDWKEFEDTNLVMYLLFGVFIANAIFSFFRIYLFSIVTEKTLRDLRNQAFNKLIHSPISFFDKSKVGELSSRIATDINLLQELLMTTLAEFIRQWLTVIFSTTVIAYTSPKLAVIMLSIVPVVLILTIIFGKAIKRLSKQAQDAAAESNSILGEVLTGIKNVKAFANESYEMVRYGTYNETIKTLSIKSAIWRGLFASFIIVGMFGAVSIVIWQGVLLLQTGELEMEEFMRFILFTVFLGASFGGIGTLLGAIQKAIGATERLMDIIYQDEETSVENGITTALKGNVSFENVGFFYETRKDVQVLKELNLNVHSGQSIAIVGPSGAGKSTLSSLLLRFYHPSSGAILFDGINANQYDIQSLRSNMAIVPQDVILFAGTIRENIAYGNVAATDEEIDEAAKSANAFDFVNAFPDGFDTLVGDRGIQLSGGQKQRIAIARAVLKNPKILILDEATSSLDSESEQLVQEALDRLMEGRTTFVIAHRLSTIKNADKIIVLEQGRLVESGTHDELVKHGGVYANLSSIQLG; translated from the coding sequence ATGGCAAGATTCGGTAGAAATAAAGATGAAAAAAAAGTTAAACTTGAAAAAGGTGCCTACAAAAGAGCAATGCGGGTTTTTAAGTTTATTTCTCCATACAAAGGAGTTTTCTTCATTGGGATTATATTCCTGATTCTTTCTAGCATCACCTCAATGGGGTTTCCATATTTAGTTGGCGAACTCTTTGGCACAAAAGATCCAAGTCAAATTGATGCCAATGTTGATTGGAAAGAATTTGAAGATACTAATCTGGTAATGTACCTTTTATTTGGGGTTTTTATTGCAAATGCCATCTTTAGTTTTTTTAGGATTTATCTCTTTAGTATTGTAACTGAAAAAACATTAAGAGATCTTAGAAATCAAGCTTTTAATAAACTAATACACTCCCCTATTTCTTTTTTTGATAAAAGTAAAGTTGGAGAATTATCTAGTAGAATTGCTACTGATATTAATTTATTACAAGAACTCTTAATGACGACTCTTGCCGAATTTATCAGGCAATGGCTAACGGTTATTTTTTCTACTACCGTGATTGCTTATACATCGCCAAAGCTGGCAGTCATCATGTTATCTATTGTACCAGTAGTACTAATTCTTACCATTATTTTTGGAAAAGCAATCAAACGTTTATCTAAACAAGCTCAAGATGCAGCTGCAGAATCTAATTCTATTTTAGGAGAAGTACTAACAGGGATTAAAAATGTTAAAGCTTTTGCCAATGAATCCTACGAAATGGTTCGATATGGTACTTACAATGAAACGATTAAAACTTTATCCATCAAAAGTGCCATTTGGAGAGGCTTATTTGCGAGCTTTATTATTGTAGGGATGTTTGGCGCAGTAAGTATTGTCATCTGGCAAGGAGTTTTATTGTTACAAACTGGAGAACTGGAGATGGAAGAGTTTATGCGCTTCATTCTATTTACCGTATTCTTAGGGGCATCATTTGGCGGAATAGGAACTTTATTAGGTGCTATTCAAAAAGCGATTGGAGCAACTGAACGGTTAATGGACATCATCTACCAAGATGAGGAAACCAGTGTTGAAAATGGAATAACAACAGCATTAAAAGGTAATGTAAGCTTTGAAAACGTAGGCTTCTTTTATGAAACAAGAAAAGATGTTCAAGTTTTAAAAGAGCTTAATTTGAATGTACATTCAGGGCAAAGTATTGCTATTGTTGGCCCGTCTGGTGCAGGAAAGTCTACTTTATCATCTTTATTACTCCGTTTTTATCATCCTAGTAGCGGCGCTATACTTTTTGATGGCATCAATGCTAACCAATATGATATCCAGAGTTTGCGTTCTAATATGGCTATTGTACCTCAAGATGTTATTCTTTTTGCTGGCACAATTCGAGAGAATATAGCTTACGGTAACGTAGCTGCTACTGATGAAGAAATAGATGAGGCTGCTAAAAGTGCTAATGCTTTTGATTTTGTTAATGCATTCCCTGATGGGTTTGATACTTTAGTTGGAGACCGTGGAATTCAACTTTCTGGAGGACAAAAACAACGTATTGCTATTGCCAGAGCGGTCTTAAAAAACCCTAAAATTTTGATACTGGATGAAGCTACTAGTTCCTTAGATTCTGAATCAGAACAACTGGTACAAGAAGCTTTGGACCGTTTAATGGAAGGGCGTACAACTTTTGTAATTGCACATCGCTTATCAACCATTAAAAATGCGGATAAAATTATCGTGTTGGAACAAGGTAGATTGGTAGAATCAGGAACGCACGATGAATTGGTTAAACATGGAGGTGTTTATGCCAATTTATCTTCGATACAGTTGGGGTGA
- a CDS encoding acyl-CoA carboxylase subunit beta yields the protein MSKIETLENKIAESKLGGGEKRIASQHKKGKLTARERIHFLMDKGSFEEIGAFVTHRSTNFGLDKTKFLGDGVVTGYGTVNGRLTYVFSQDFTVMGGSLAEAHAEKICRIMDLAIENGAPVIGLNDSGGARIQEGVVSLGGYADIFYRNTLSSGVIPQISGIMGPCAGGAVYSPALTDFILMVENTSYMFVTGPNVVKTVTNEEVTAEELGGATTHSSKSGVTHFACANEIEAITNIKKLLSYVPQNCEEKPPVLPYDMNVDEKRDVLNSIIPDNPNQPYDIKEVIDGIIDTDSFFEVHKDYAENIVVGFARLAGRSIGIVANQPSMLAGVLDVEASKKGGRFVRFCDSFNIPLLVLEDVPGFLPGTDQEWNAIITNGAKLLYAFSEATVPRITVITRKAYGGAYDVMNSKHIGADMNYAWPTAEIAVMGAKGAAEIIFKNEIKSADNPEEKWKEKEAEYSELFANPYNAASRGYVDEVIKPEDTRKKLIRAFKMLEKKAVTLPKKKHGNIPL from the coding sequence ATGTCGAAGATAGAAACATTAGAAAATAAAATAGCTGAATCGAAATTAGGAGGAGGCGAAAAGAGAATAGCATCTCAACATAAAAAAGGTAAACTAACTGCAAGAGAACGTATCCACTTTTTAATGGACAAAGGCTCTTTCGAAGAAATTGGAGCTTTTGTTACACACCGTTCAACCAACTTTGGTTTAGATAAAACAAAATTTTTGGGTGATGGTGTAGTTACAGGTTACGGAACTGTAAATGGACGTTTAACTTATGTATTCTCTCAAGACTTTACGGTAATGGGAGGTTCTTTAGCCGAAGCACATGCTGAAAAAATCTGTAGAATTATGGATTTGGCTATTGAGAATGGAGCACCTGTTATTGGTTTAAATGATAGTGGTGGAGCTAGAATTCAAGAAGGCGTAGTTTCATTAGGAGGTTATGCTGATATTTTTTATAGAAACACACTTTCTTCTGGTGTTATTCCACAAATTTCTGGAATAATGGGACCTTGTGCTGGTGGAGCAGTTTATTCTCCAGCTTTAACAGACTTTATCTTGATGGTAGAAAACACCTCATATATGTTTGTTACAGGACCAAACGTAGTTAAAACCGTTACCAACGAAGAAGTAACTGCTGAAGAACTTGGAGGCGCTACAACACACTCATCTAAATCTGGTGTTACGCATTTTGCATGTGCCAACGAAATTGAAGCTATTACAAACATCAAAAAGCTGTTATCATACGTACCACAAAACTGTGAAGAAAAACCTCCAGTTTTACCTTACGATATGAATGTAGACGAGAAAAGAGATGTTTTAAACTCTATAATTCCAGATAACCCTAATCAACCTTATGATATTAAAGAGGTTATTGACGGTATTATTGATACAGACTCTTTCTTTGAAGTACATAAAGACTATGCTGAAAATATTGTTGTTGGTTTTGCTCGTTTAGCTGGGCGTTCTATTGGTATTGTTGCTAATCAACCATCTATGCTTGCAGGAGTTTTAGATGTAGAAGCTTCTAAAAAAGGTGGTCGATTTGTTCGTTTTTGTGACTCTTTTAATATTCCTTTATTGGTTTTAGAAGATGTACCAGGTTTCTTACCAGGAACTGACCAAGAATGGAATGCCATTATCACTAATGGGGCTAAATTGTTATATGCATTCAGTGAAGCTACTGTTCCTAGGATTACAGTAATTACTCGTAAAGCATACGGAGGTGCTTATGATGTAATGAACTCTAAGCATATTGGAGCTGATATGAACTATGCTTGGCCAACTGCTGAAATTGCAGTAATGGGAGCAAAAGGAGCAGCTGAAATTATCTTTAAAAACGAAATAAAATCTGCTGATAATCCTGAAGAAAAATGGAAAGAAAAAGAAGCTGAATACTCAGAGCTTTTTGCCAATCCATACAATGCTGCTTCAAGAGGGTATGTAGATGAAGTAATCAAACCTGAAGATACGCGAAAAAAGCTAATTCGAGCATTTAAAATGTTAGAAAAGAAAGCAGTAACGTTACCCAAGAAAAAACACGGAAACATTCCATTATAA
- a CDS encoding sigma-70 family RNA polymerase sigma factor, with protein METSKKSRNIALEKRQIEAAKLNPAHFAPLYNTYFKPIYIFIFKKVKNEDLAGDITSKVFLKALLNIKKYKHMGFPFSSWLYRIASNEVNLHYRQLNKTTEVELLEKDVIALLDEIDHPEDIQQQERMLNALNNLPLHTAELIEMRFFEKLSFNEIGAVLGLKPVTAKIRVYRALDKLKKQILTT; from the coding sequence TTGGAGACGAGTAAAAAGAGTAGGAATATTGCTTTAGAAAAGAGACAGATTGAAGCTGCAAAGCTTAATCCTGCTCATTTTGCTCCTTTGTATAACACCTATTTTAAACCAATATACATCTTCATTTTTAAAAAGGTAAAAAATGAAGATTTAGCTGGAGACATTACTTCTAAGGTCTTCTTAAAAGCATTATTAAACATTAAGAAGTATAAACACATGGGATTCCCTTTCTCATCATGGTTATATCGTATTGCTAGTAATGAAGTAAACCTTCATTACAGGCAACTAAATAAAACGACAGAAGTTGAATTATTAGAAAAGGACGTCATTGCTTTATTAGATGAAATCGACCACCCTGAAGATATTCAACAACAAGAAAGAATGTTAAATGCATTAAACAACTTACCTTTGCATACAGCAGAGTTAATTGAAATGCGTTTTTTTGAAAAACTCTCTTTCAACGAAATTGGTGCAGTTCTTGGATTAAAACCTGTCACAGCAAAAATTAGGGTGTATAGAGCATTGGATAAATTAAAAAAGCAAATTTTAACTACTTGA
- a CDS encoding DUF6150 family protein has protein sequence MKVFLILTFLLISSVFVNAQNVFSTQYSHQATTKVFVVDHEHQADLLVYKVAYSHQVKGNKGLWFFTEYAHQADKKVFFTEYAHQADLKIYFVKYHHQSKWKDQSKIHLLL, from the coding sequence ATGAAAGTTTTTCTTATCCTGACTTTCTTATTGATCAGTAGTGTTTTTGTGAATGCGCAAAACGTATTTTCTACGCAATACAGTCACCAAGCAACTACCAAAGTTTTTGTTGTAGATCATGAACATCAAGCAGATCTATTAGTATACAAAGTAGCTTACTCGCATCAAGTAAAAGGAAATAAGGGGTTGTGGTTTTTTACAGAATATGCCCATCAAGCTGATAAAAAAGTATTCTTTACAGAATATGCTCATCAAGCTGATTTAAAAATATATTTTGTAAAATACCACCATCAATCTAAATGGAAAGACCAATCTAAAATTCACTTACTGCTATAA
- a CDS encoding aminopeptidase P N-terminal domain-containing protein yields the protein MKYEQIDHQLFIHNRAKYVKELAPNSLAVFNSNDIVTTGADSTTPFVQHRDIFYLSGVDQEESILVLFPDCKDEKHREILFLKETNETIAIWEGEKLNEAQAFETSGIKTVYWLTDFERVFESLMTTVENVYLNTNEHHRANKEAETREDRFIAKCKAQYPLHTYKRSAPIMHKIRSIKHPIEIDLMQKACNITEKGVRRILPFIQPGVMEYNIEAELMHEFLNNRSKGFAYTPIIASGFSACVLHYIENNKECKDGDVILMDFGAEYANYSSDLTRCFPVNGKFTERQKAVYNAVLHVKKEATKLLVPGTLIGDYHAQVGKIMEGELLKLGLITEKDIQEQDPKWPAYKKYFMHGTSHFIGLDTHDLGLYDQPIEAGMVFTVEPGIYIPEENLGIRLEDDVVVQENGEPFNLMQNIPIEIEDIEALMA from the coding sequence ATGAAATACGAACAAATAGATCATCAGTTATTTATACACAACAGAGCTAAATATGTAAAAGAGTTAGCTCCTAATTCGTTAGCAGTATTTAATTCTAATGATATTGTAACTACAGGTGCAGATAGCACTACTCCATTTGTTCAACATCGTGACATCTTTTATTTATCAGGAGTAGATCAAGAAGAGAGTATTTTGGTTTTATTCCCTGATTGTAAAGATGAAAAACATCGTGAAATTTTGTTCTTAAAAGAAACGAATGAAACGATAGCTATTTGGGAAGGAGAAAAGTTAAATGAAGCACAAGCATTTGAAACTTCTGGAATCAAAACAGTTTACTGGCTAACTGATTTTGAACGTGTTTTTGAATCATTAATGACTACTGTAGAAAATGTTTATTTAAATACAAACGAACATCACAGAGCCAATAAAGAAGCTGAAACAAGAGAAGATCGTTTTATCGCCAAGTGCAAAGCCCAATACCCATTACACACTTATAAAAGAAGTGCACCAATCATGCATAAAATTCGTTCGATAAAACATCCTATCGAAATTGATCTAATGCAAAAAGCTTGTAATATTACAGAAAAAGGAGTACGAAGAATTTTACCTTTTATCCAACCAGGTGTGATGGAATATAATATTGAAGCAGAATTAATGCACGAATTCTTAAACAATCGTTCAAAAGGTTTTGCTTATACACCAATTATTGCTTCTGGTTTTTCTGCTTGTGTACTGCACTATATTGAAAACAATAAGGAATGTAAAGATGGCGATGTCATCTTAATGGATTTTGGTGCAGAATACGCGAATTATTCATCTGATTTAACAAGATGTTTTCCTGTAAATGGAAAATTTACTGAACGACAAAAGGCGGTATACAATGCTGTATTACATGTGAAAAAAGAAGCAACCAAATTATTAGTTCCTGGTACACTTATAGGAGATTACCATGCGCAGGTTGGAAAAATCATGGAGGGAGAATTGCTAAAGTTGGGATTAATTACTGAAAAAGACATTCAAGAACAAGATCCAAAGTGGCCAGCATATAAAAAATACTTTATGCATGGAACCTCACATTTTATTGGCTTAGACACACATGACTTAGGTTTATACGACCAACCAATTGAAGCAGGGATGGTATTTACAGTAGAACCAGGCATTTACATCCCAGAAGAAAATTTAGGAATTCGTTTGGAAGATGATGTAGTGGTACAGGAAAATGGAGAACCATTTAACCTCATGCAAAACATTCCTATCGAAATTGAAGATATTGAAGCTTTAATGGCTTAA
- a CDS encoding penicillin-binding protein activator LpoB produces MKLFNIKTVILLLVLGTAIASCSRKVTRVDIDEQIDLSGKWNDTDSKLTSEKLTKQMTSEQWLADFLQANNGNKPVMIVGFVKNKSHEHIEAETFIKDIERNLILDQKVRIVQGGEKREQLRLERADQQDNASVSTMKKWGLEVGADFMLQGDINSIVDQIDKKRVVLYQINLELTNIQTNEIVWVGEEKIKKFIKR; encoded by the coding sequence ATGAAACTATTTAACATCAAAACAGTTATTTTACTTTTAGTATTAGGAACAGCGATTGCCAGTTGTTCTAGAAAAGTAACACGAGTGGATATTGACGAACAAATTGACTTAAGTGGAAAATGGAACGACACCGATTCTAAGTTGACTTCTGAAAAGTTAACCAAACAAATGACTTCAGAACAATGGTTAGCAGATTTCTTGCAAGCTAATAATGGGAATAAACCAGTGATGATTGTTGGTTTTGTTAAAAACAAATCTCATGAACATATCGAAGCTGAAACCTTTATCAAAGATATTGAACGTAACCTTATCCTAGATCAAAAAGTAAGAATTGTTCAAGGAGGAGAAAAAAGAGAGCAATTACGTTTAGAGCGTGCTGATCAACAAGATAATGCCTCTGTATCTACCATGAAAAAATGGGGATTGGAAGTTGGTGCAGATTTTATGCTACAAGGAGATATCAATTCTATTGTTGATCAAATTGATAAAAAAAGAGTGGTTTTATATCAGATTAACCTGGAATTAACAAACATACAAACCAATGAAATTGTTTGGGTTGGAGAAGAGAAAATCAAAAAGTTTATTAAACGATAA
- a CDS encoding bifunctional 3,4-dihydroxy-2-butanone-4-phosphate synthase/GTP cyclohydrolase II, with product MKLNTIEEALEDLKQGKVIIVVDDEDRENEGDFVTAASNITPEIVNFMARYGRGLICAPLTAKRCDELGLDLMVNNNTVLHATPFTVSIDLIGQGCTTGISASDRSKTIQSLVDPNTKPEDLGRPGHIFPLRARDGGVLRRAGHTEASVDLARLAGLEPAGVLVEILNEDGSMARMPQLQEIAKEHDLKIVTIEDLIQYRMRHESLVDEVVKVKMPTVHGDFTLRAFKVSTTGEEHLAITKGTWEKDEPILVRVHSSCATGDILGSLRCDCGPQLEEALNKVEKEGKGVVLYLNQEGRGIGLINKLKAYKLQEEGYDTVEANEKLGFLADYRDYGIGAQILHKLGVSKMRLMSNNPKKRTGLTGYGLEVVENVPLEITCNTHNANYLKTKKEKLGHSLNLK from the coding sequence ATGAAACTAAATACAATAGAAGAGGCTTTAGAAGACCTTAAACAAGGAAAAGTTATTATCGTAGTTGACGACGAGGATAGAGAAAACGAAGGTGACTTTGTAACTGCTGCCTCTAATATTACCCCTGAAATAGTAAACTTTATGGCGCGTTACGGTCGTGGGCTAATCTGTGCTCCGCTTACAGCCAAAAGATGTGATGAGTTAGGCCTCGATTTAATGGTGAATAACAACACCGTTTTACATGCCACTCCTTTTACTGTTTCTATTGATTTAATTGGACAAGGTTGTACTACTGGTATTTCTGCTAGTGACCGTTCTAAAACAATTCAATCATTAGTAGACCCCAATACTAAACCAGAAGATCTAGGTAGACCAGGACATATTTTTCCTTTGAGAGCTAGAGATGGTGGTGTTTTGAGAAGAGCAGGACATACAGAAGCAAGTGTCGACTTAGCTCGTTTAGCAGGATTAGAACCTGCTGGAGTTTTGGTTGAAATCTTAAACGAAGACGGTTCGATGGCTAGAATGCCACAATTACAAGAGATCGCTAAAGAACATGATTTAAAAATCGTTACTATTGAAGACTTAATTCAATATAGAATGCGTCATGAATCTCTAGTAGATGAAGTAGTAAAAGTTAAAATGCCAACAGTGCATGGAGACTTTACATTAAGAGCTTTTAAAGTTTCTACTACTGGCGAAGAACATTTAGCAATAACAAAAGGTACTTGGGAAAAAGATGAACCAATATTGGTTAGAGTTCATTCTTCATGTGCAACAGGAGATATTCTTGGATCGTTAAGATGCGATTGTGGACCTCAACTAGAAGAAGCTTTAAATAAAGTTGAAAAAGAAGGAAAAGGAGTTGTTTTATACCTTAACCAAGAAGGTAGAGGAATTGGGTTGATCAATAAATTAAAGGCATATAAATTACAAGAAGAAGGATACGATACTGTTGAGGCCAATGAAAAGCTAGGTTTTTTAGCTGATTATAGAGATTATGGTATTGGAGCACAAATACTTCACAAACTAGGAGTAAGCAAAATGCGTTTAATGAGTAATAACCCTAAAAAAAGAACTGGACTTACAGGGTATGGGTTGGAAGTCGTTGAAAATGTTCCATTAGAAATAACATGCAACACTCATAATGCCAATTACCTAAAAACTAAAAAAGAAAAATTAGGACATAGCCTTAATTTAAAATAA
- a CDS encoding transcriptional regulator, with translation MQLEEAQHKFIQSWGSFGSQWGINRTMAQIHALFLITPESMSTEEVMEALQISRGNANTNIRTLIDWGLLYKEFKVGERREFFIGEKDIWTIAKRIIKMRQQKELLPMLQILGQLQSTEIKSENKPEELEHFIKQINDINDMAIKADKTLTRVSTSEKSWFMKTIMKLFS, from the coding sequence ATGCAATTAGAAGAAGCACAACATAAATTTATTCAATCGTGGGGAAGTTTTGGTTCTCAATGGGGGATTAACAGGACTATGGCACAAATACATGCCTTGTTTTTAATCACTCCAGAATCGATGAGTACCGAAGAAGTTATGGAAGCTCTTCAAATCTCTAGAGGAAATGCCAACACCAATATTAGAACTTTAATTGATTGGGGATTGCTTTATAAAGAATTTAAAGTTGGGGAACGTCGAGAGTTTTTTATTGGAGAAAAAGATATTTGGACTATTGCTAAACGTATCATAAAAATGCGTCAACAAAAAGAGTTATTGCCAATGCTTCAAATTTTAGGTCAATTGCAATCAACTGAAATTAAAAGTGAAAATAAACCTGAAGAACTAGAGCATTTTATCAAACAGATAAACGACATCAATGATATGGCTATTAAAGCCGATAAAACATTAACTAGAGTAAGTACATCTGAAAAAAGTTGGTTTATGAAAACCATCATGAAATTGTTCAGCTAA